One segment of Triticum aestivum cultivar Chinese Spring chromosome 2A, IWGSC CS RefSeq v2.1, whole genome shotgun sequence DNA contains the following:
- the LOC123186841 gene encoding uncharacterized protein, whose translation MRAAGRRCAGGGVQDEGGVVRAAGCRMRAAECGVRAALAAAWGEVGGRRAGEAGGLRPGERSEVDGQGEAALNRSSEAEWVGKSRKLQCFLHLMDGDQSFLDTIGFGYTQTQPDSPIGEQLIAAWANTTLDIVGTDQNRDAYWDRISEYYNTHKESSWPERNANAINCRYTTINRETSKFCGCLQQILNRQESGRTIEEKTNDAHILFKKMDLKKKKPFTLMHCYVEFSKYPKWQTREVETSLKKQKKTIDASPGTATNDLGDASSIRTDATSIRTDALEHEKRPDGVKKDKRGKADDSACKLSLETVWAAKLEKDEIKEAARNARYAQQLELRKEEIALKKNEDARNGREEEIALKKNEDARNEREDARRQFELDERVMLIDTSGMTNVLKQFYQDKQKEILARGLGSTNNGKTGLQNSKGSFHIFPSPLLLLGKSFMLSASRSWYALHKCCPPKMQLTDSKLVLQRSEGDYGCLSALSVTAMEKKSTLVMLLTEEIDTQQSIGAKRDGLNIDLLGYQTITGKVYQIHLKHTLVAQVAQMEWLVEFCRRDRTDRKVQGTKSNVVLTVPAKNGTQGLLCMCSATSATGVLKTPESVHSCELQLCLADVSQKSCSALLLTGARGVDHGQIKAVKFQEVIITREEMGTIYCG comes from the exons atgcgggcggcggggcggcgctgtgCGGGCGGCGGGGTGCAGGATGAGGGCGGCGTTGTGCGAGCGGCGGGGTGCAGGATGCGGGCGGCGGAGTGCGGGGTGCGGGCGGCTCTAGCTGCGGCCTGGGGAGAGGTAGGAGGTCGACGGGCTGGGGAGGCCGGCGGCCTGCGGCCTGGGGAGAGGAGTGAGGTCGACGGGCAGGGAGAGGCAGCTCTGAATCGAAGCAGTGAGGCCGAGTGGGTGGGGAAAAGCAGGAAATTGCAATGCTTTCTCCATCTG ATGGATGGTGACCAAAGCTTCTTGGACACCATTGGTTTTGGTTACACACAAACACAACCAGATAGTCCAATTGGAGAGCAG CTCATAGCAGCATGGGCAAATACAACTTTGGATATTGTTGGGACAGATCAAAACCGAGATGCTTATTGGGATAGAATTTCAGAGTACTACAACACACACAAGGAATCATCATGGCCGGAGCGTAATGCTAATGCAATCAATTGCCGTTACACAACGATTAACAGAGAGACCTCTAAATTTTGTGGTTGCCTCCAGCAGATTTTAAATAGGCAAGAAAGTGGAAGGACTATAGAAGAAAAG ACAAACGATGCACACATTTTGTTCAAGAAAATGGATCTTAAAAAAAAGAAGCCTTTCACACTGATGCATTGCTATGTAGAGTTTTCGAAGTATCCAAAGTGGCAGACAAGAGAAGTTGAAACTTCTCTTAAGAAACAAAAAAAGACCATTGATGCAAGTCCGGGCACAGCCACCAATGATCTGGGTGATGCATCCTCGATACGTACTGATGCTACCTCGATACGCACTGATGCTCTTGAACATGAGAAAAGACCTGATGGTGTGAAGAAGGATAAGAGAGGTAAAGCTGATGACAGTGCTTGCAAACTGTCATTAGAAACTGTGTGGGCAGCAAAGCTAGAGAAGGATGAGATCAAAGAGGCGGCAAGAAATGCTCGCTACGCACAGCAATTGGAATTGCGAAAAGAGGAGATTGCACTCAAAAAGAATGAAGATGCACGAAATGGGAGGGAGGAGGAGATTGCACTCAAAAAGAATGAAGATGCACGAAATGAGAGGGAGGATGCACGGAGACAGTTTGAATTAGATGAGAGGGTCATGCTCATCGACACTAGTGGTATGACTAATGTGCTAAAGCAGTTCTACCAAGATAAGCAGAAGGAGATCCTTGCTCGCGGCTTAGG GTCCACGAACAATGGCAAAACGGGATTGCAGAACTCCAAAGGCTCGTTCCACATCTTTCCTAGCCCCCTCTTGCTTCTTGGCAAAAGTTTTATGCTTTCTGCTAGTCGGAGCTGGTATGCTCTTCACAAATGTTGCCCACC GAAGATGCAGCTGACAGACTCTAAACTGGTACTGCAAAGGTCAGAAGGAGATTATGGATGCCTGTCTGCTCTGA GTGTGACTGCAATGGAGAAG AAATCAACACTTGTCATGCTGTTAACTGAAGAAATCGACACCCAGCAGTCGATTGGCGCCAAACGGGACGGGCTCAACATCGACC TATTGGGCTATCAGACTATCACTGGGAAAG TGTACCAAATCCACCTTAAGCACACGCTGGTCGCCCAGGTCGCGCAGATGGAATGGCTGGTCGAATTTTGCAGGCGTGATAGAACCGACCGAAAAGTTCAGGGCACCAAAAGCAACGTGGTACTCACTGTTCCCGCCAAGAACGGCACGCAAGGACTGCTTTGCATGTGCTCGGCGACCTCAGCAACAGGTGTACTAAAAACACCAGAGAGCGTTCATTCATGCGAG CTGCAGCTTTGCCTGGCAGATGTATCCCAGAAATCCTGTTCCGCGCTCCTGCTTACTGGAGCACGCGGCGTCGATCATGGCCAAATTAAGGCAGTGAAGTTCCAAGAGGTCATCATCACCAGAGAGGAGATGGGCACCATTTACTGTGGATAG
- the LOC123186910 gene encoding putative disease resistance protein RGA3 isoform X2, producing MADAALSAAQWVVGKALAPVADGVLEAWAATRNFGPSIEALRMELLLVQATLENAAGKEICGTAMEELLQMLRDSAHNAEDLLDELDYFRIHDELHGTHDAADEHGRSGIHGLVLNACHVAKAVGKHLPSLPAYWFGANAGDPRQQDATQSANSFVWPRGRKRLRDDSSSEPNANQADEEVSRRKKHQILMFNRVDFAQRMKDIVEKMHPVRKDVNEILLGCGPRTVPDIAQHRPTTTPQSAEPKLYGRDCVMNSIIHDIIEGQYCDKGLTVLPVIGPGGMGKTTLIQHIYNNQQVQNHFLVRIWICVSFSFNLDKVLEQIKKYTPKVEGEKECIRPEELIKHRLKHKRFLLVLDDIWQFTDVDDWKKLLLILGKSQENGSMILVTTRHKKIADQVKKTEEPKELDGLEPGEFRKLFLIYVFDAEQYPEDKRHLLHIGDKIMEKLKGSPLAAKTVGRLLRTNLSLAHWRMVLKSKKWAKETDDNGIMPALELSYDFLPFHLQRCFSYSALFPEDYHFRSHELISLWTGLDILTPSDQNPTFEGTGLSILNDLVIHGFLREYKTNGDMRYVMHDLLHELALKVASHDCLNFRLPDVGSVQVKPSTRHLSISIENLGEYNGQKLKRELEKLKTSLKIEHLQTLMLFGATDEGFAKIFGDFLGEANALRVLYLPHLKYPVESMVHNFSRLVHLRFLCLGTLKSKVPIILPLNISKFYHLRVLDLKSWSGSSRGGASPAGRPGPSSYTVADVDSKSLRYRKKLGLTPRAWALGARGLYPPQGSSDFPEDMSNLAKLCHYYTPRDDELHSNICNVGKLELLEKLKVFRINKKSEGFEPKQLEHLTKLCELGIYNLEKIHTEDEAAQVKLNEKKCLRRLTLDWDSEQSSVEPGVEAVVLECLRPHENLDVLCIRGHRGPTCPTWLGDEHAVETLQSLCLYAVSWKVFPSLRNMGDLCELEIQGCPGFSSVISMSWIENLRRVMVKHVKLLEKFEYSKSSDGVELKIKGKHGLHGLDQVLVFDKETSLEKLTLKRCPPLELKHLPMLTSLKTLIVENSESLVGPLGGQGNGEWQLPVEHIKISNLNGNSGKELTELLPHLPKLSNLDIQHCKNIEQLVVGVNVQQTTPATSELVFPAHLFDSLRELKFYACQELVLVDPPTLLPRGVWLQALRSLQRLTIQECPKFLSAFSFSGHLFPSSLEFLKLTGVKGMGTVEPLSNLSSLTRLELYRCGEDLKCQGLQSLLTTSGQLNKLRVIGSPGFFANWVPNPERELEDVQGGEEQPVSSTLQELYTYVDEGLLSAPVCSVLSSSLTMLKLQGGGCEGMERFSKEQEDAFQLLSSLQQLHFSCFQKLQQLPAGLRNLTSLKELMIYDCPAISSLPKDGLPKSLQKLWVSNCGNQELIQQCRGLKDIMHDILINTIATCMT from the exons ATGGCGGACGCCGCCCTCAGCGCGGCTCAATGGGTGGTGGGTAAGGCGCTAGCCCCCGTTGCAGATGGCGTGCTGGAGGCTTGGGCGGCCACCAGGAACTTTGGTCCCAGCATCGAGGCCCTCAGGATGGAACTGTTGCTCGTGCAGGCGACGCTCGAAAATGCTGCCGGCAAGGAGATCTGCGGTACGGCCATGGAGGAGCTGCTGCAGATGCTGCGGGACTCGGCACACAATGCCGAGGACTTGTTGGACGAGCTGGACTACTTCCGCATCCATGATGAGCTCCACGGCACGCACGATGCTGCTGACGAGCATGGCAGGAGTGGCATCCATGGCCTTGTCCTCAATGCTTGTCACGTCGCCAAAGCTGTTGGCAAACATCTGCCATCTTTGCCCGCGTACTGGTTTGGCGCCAATGCTGGTGATCCCCGACAACAAGATGCAACACAAAGTGCCAACTCTTTTGTTTGGCCACGTGGTAGGAAGAGGTTACGTGACGATTCCTCCTCGGAGCCAAATGCCAATCAGGCTGATGAGGAGGTCAGCAGACGCAAGAAGCACCAAATCTTGATGTTTAATAGGGTTGATTTCGCCCAAAGGATGAAGGACATTGTAGAGAAAATGCACCCTGTGCGTAAGGATGTTAATGAGATTCTGCTGGGTTGTGGCCCTAGAACTGTCCCAGACATTGCGCAACATCGTCCCACCACCACACCTCAGAGTGCAGAGCCAAAACTATATGGGAGGGACTGTGTCATGAATAGCATCATACATGATATCATTGAGGGTCAATACTGTGACAAGGGTCTAACTGTGCTTCCTGTTATTGGTCCGGGGGGAATGGGGAAGACAACTCTGATACAACACATATATAACAACCAACAAGTGCAGAATCATTTTCTGGTCAGGATTTGGATATGTGTGTCATTCAGTTTCAACCTGGACAAGGTGCTAGAACAGATTAAAAAGTATACTCCTAAAGTGGAAGGTGAAAAGGAGTGTATTAGACCAGAAGAATTGATTAAACACAGATTGAAACACAAAAGGTTCTTACTTGTATTGGATGATATATGGCAGTTTACTGATGTGGATGACTGGAAAAAACTATTATTGATACTCGGCAAGTCACAAGAAAATGGTTCCATGATTCTAGTCACAACTCGGCATAAAAAAATAGCAGATCAAGTTAAGAAAACTGAAGAACCAAAAGAACTGGACGGTTTAGAACCTGGAGAGTTTAGGAAGTTATTCCTAATATATGTCTTTGATGCTGAGCAATACCCAGAGGATAAACGTCATTTGCTTCACATTGGAGATAAGATAATGGAAAAACTGAAGGGCTCCCCTCTTGCAGCAAAGACCGTTGGCAGATTATTGAGGACAAACCTTAGTTTGGCTCATTGGAGAATGGTCCTAAAAAGTAAAAAATGGGCGAAGGAGACCGATGACAATGGAATTATGCCTGCCTTGGAGCTTAGCTATGACTTTCTCCCTTTCCATTTGCAAAGGTGTTTTTCCTATTCTGCATTATTTCCTGAAGATTACCATTTCAGAAGCCATGAGCTCATCAGCCTATGGACCGGACTAGATATTTTGACACCTTCTGATCAAAACCCAACCTTTGAAGGCACGGGTCTGAGCATTTTAAATGACTTAGTCATCCATGGATTTTTAAGAGAATATAAAACTAATGGTGATATGCGGTATGTTATGCATGACCTATTGCATGAGTTGGCATTGAAGGTTGCATCACATGATTGCCTTAATTTTCGCCTCCCTGATGTTGGATCGGTACAAGTTAAGCCATCCACCCGACACCTGTCGATAAGTATagagaacttgggtgaatataatgGTCAAAAATTAAAGAGGGAATTGGAAAAACTGAAGACAAGTTTGAAGATTGAACATTTGCAAACACTGATGTTATTTGGAGCAACGGATGAAGGTTTTGCTAAGATATTTGGTGATTTTCTTGGGGAAGCAAATGCTCTCCGTGTTCTTTATTTACCCCACCTGAAGTATCCAGTGGAGTCTATGGTACATAACTTTTCAAGACTTGTCCACCTACGATTCCTATGTCTAGGGACATTGAAGAGTAAGGTGCCCATTATTTTACCACTTAACATCTCTAAATTTTACCATCTAAGGGTTCTAGATCTTAAGTCATGGTCTGGCAGTAGCAGGGGCGGAGCCAGCCCAGCGGGCCGCCCTGGGCCCTCTTCATATACTGTAGCAGATGTGGATAGTAAATCGCTACGGTACAGGAAGAAATTGGGCCTcacgccccgggcctgggccctAGGGGCCAGGGGCCTGTATCCGCCACAGGGTAGTAGTGATTTTCCTGAAGACATGAGCAACCTTGCAAAATTGTGCCATTATTATACTCCAAGAGATGATGAGCTTCATTCTAACATTTGTAATGTGGGAAAACTTGAACTCTTGGAAAAGTTAAAGGTATTTCGAATCAATAAAAAAAGTGAAGGATTTGAACCAAAGCAACTAGAGCATTTGACCAAGCTGTGTGAGCTTGGCATCTACAACCTTGAGAAAATACATACGGAAGATGAGGCAGCTCAAGTAAAACTCAATGAGAAAAAGTGCTTGAGAAGGTTAACATTGGACTGGGATAGTGAGCAATCTAGTGTTGAGCCTGGTGTGGAAGCAGTGGTTCTTGAGTGCCTTCGACCACATGAAAATCTTGATGTGTTATGCATTAGAGGGCACAGAGGCCCCACTTGTCCAACATGGCTGGGTGATGAGCATGCTGTTGAAACTCTGCAATCTCTTTGTCTTTATGCTGTTTCTTGGAAGGTTTTCCCTTCTTTACGGAACATGGGGGATCTTTGTGAACTTGAGATACAAGGCTGTCCAGGATTCTCATCAGTGATTTCCATGTCCTGGATTGAAAATCTGCGCCGTGTCATGGTAAAACATGTAAAGTTACTAGAAAAGTTTGAGTACTCAAAATCATCAGATGGAGTAGAATTGAAAATTAAGGGAAAGCATGGTCTGCATGGCTTAGATCAAGTGTTAGTTTTCGATAAAGAAACAAGTCTTGAGAAGCTGACACTTAAGAGGTGCCCACCTCTGGAGTTGAAGCACCTTCCGATGCTAACCTCGTTGAAGACATTGATTGTAGAAAATTCAGAAAGTCTGGTTGGACCACTAGGAGGTCAGGGTAATGGGGAATGGCAGCTGCCTGTTGAGCACATCAAGATCAGCAACTTGAATGGTAATAGTGGGAAGGAATTGACAGAGCTCTTACCCCACCTCCCAAAGCTCTCCAATTTGGATATACAGCATTGTAAAAACATAGAACAGCTGGTGGTGGGGGTGAATGTGCAACAAACAACACCAGCAACATCAGAGCTGGTCTTCCCAGCTCATCTCTTTGACTCATTACGGGAATTGAAGTTCTATGCCTGCCAAGAGCTGGTCCTGGTGGACCCACCAACTCTTCTTCCTCGAGGAGTATGGCTCCAAGCCTTGCGATCACTTCAGAGATTAACAATACaggagtgcccaaagtttctatccGCCTTCTCGTTTTCTGGTCACCTTTTTCCTTCCTCCCTGGAGTTCCTGAAGCTTACGGGTGTTAAAGGCATGGGGACAGTAGAGCCCCTCTCAAACCTCTCCTCCCTTACCAGATTAGAATTGTATCGGTGCGGAGAGGATCTAAAATGTCAAGGCTTGCAGTCTCTCCTTACCACCAGTGGCCAACTCAACAAATTAAGAGTCATAGGTAGCCCTGGTTTCTTTGCTAATTGGGTTCCCAATCCCGAGCGGGAGTTGGAGGATGTTCAAGGAGGAGAAGAGCAGCCTGTTTCATCGACACTGCAGGAGCTCTACACGTATGTTGACGAGGGACTCCTTTCTGCACCCGTCTGCAGCGTCCTCTCTTCCTCCCTCACCATGCTGAAACTTCAAGGGGGTGGGTGTGAAGGGATGGAGCGCTTCAGCAAGGAGCAGGAGGACGCCTTTCAGCTCCTCTCCTCCCTCCAGCAACTTCACTTTTCGTGTTTCCAGAAGCTTCAACAACTTCCTGCAGGACTGCGCAACCTTACCAGCCTCAAGGAATTAATGATCTACGACTGTCCAGCTATCTCGTCATTGCCCAAGGATGGCCTCCCCAAATCACTGCAAAAGTTATGGGTCAGCAACTGCGGCAACCAGGAGCTAATACAGCAGTGCAGGGGTTTGAAG GACATCATGCATGACATTCTTATAAACACAATTGCCACATGCATGACATGA
- the LOC123186910 gene encoding putative disease resistance protein RGA3 isoform X1 — protein MVPHVVHPCIRPGDPMADAALSAAQWVVGKALAPVADGVLEAWAATRNFGPSIEALRMELLLVQATLENAAGKEICGTAMEELLQMLRDSAHNAEDLLDELDYFRIHDELHGTHDAADEHGRSGIHGLVLNACHVAKAVGKHLPSLPAYWFGANAGDPRQQDATQSANSFVWPRGRKRLRDDSSSEPNANQADEEVSRRKKHQILMFNRVDFAQRMKDIVEKMHPVRKDVNEILLGCGPRTVPDIAQHRPTTTPQSAEPKLYGRDCVMNSIIHDIIEGQYCDKGLTVLPVIGPGGMGKTTLIQHIYNNQQVQNHFLVRIWICVSFSFNLDKVLEQIKKYTPKVEGEKECIRPEELIKHRLKHKRFLLVLDDIWQFTDVDDWKKLLLILGKSQENGSMILVTTRHKKIADQVKKTEEPKELDGLEPGEFRKLFLIYVFDAEQYPEDKRHLLHIGDKIMEKLKGSPLAAKTVGRLLRTNLSLAHWRMVLKSKKWAKETDDNGIMPALELSYDFLPFHLQRCFSYSALFPEDYHFRSHELISLWTGLDILTPSDQNPTFEGTGLSILNDLVIHGFLREYKTNGDMRYVMHDLLHELALKVASHDCLNFRLPDVGSVQVKPSTRHLSISIENLGEYNGQKLKRELEKLKTSLKIEHLQTLMLFGATDEGFAKIFGDFLGEANALRVLYLPHLKYPVESMVHNFSRLVHLRFLCLGTLKSKVPIILPLNISKFYHLRVLDLKSWSGSSRGGASPAGRPGPSSYTVADVDSKSLRYRKKLGLTPRAWALGARGLYPPQGSSDFPEDMSNLAKLCHYYTPRDDELHSNICNVGKLELLEKLKVFRINKKSEGFEPKQLEHLTKLCELGIYNLEKIHTEDEAAQVKLNEKKCLRRLTLDWDSEQSSVEPGVEAVVLECLRPHENLDVLCIRGHRGPTCPTWLGDEHAVETLQSLCLYAVSWKVFPSLRNMGDLCELEIQGCPGFSSVISMSWIENLRRVMVKHVKLLEKFEYSKSSDGVELKIKGKHGLHGLDQVLVFDKETSLEKLTLKRCPPLELKHLPMLTSLKTLIVENSESLVGPLGGQGNGEWQLPVEHIKISNLNGNSGKELTELLPHLPKLSNLDIQHCKNIEQLVVGVNVQQTTPATSELVFPAHLFDSLRELKFYACQELVLVDPPTLLPRGVWLQALRSLQRLTIQECPKFLSAFSFSGHLFPSSLEFLKLTGVKGMGTVEPLSNLSSLTRLELYRCGEDLKCQGLQSLLTTSGQLNKLRVIGSPGFFANWVPNPERELEDVQGGEEQPVSSTLQELYTYVDEGLLSAPVCSVLSSSLTMLKLQGGGCEGMERFSKEQEDAFQLLSSLQQLHFSCFQKLQQLPAGLRNLTSLKELMIYDCPAISSLPKDGLPKSLQKLWVSNCGNQELIQQCRGLKDIMHDILINTIATCMT, from the exons ATG GTGCCTCACGTCGTCCATCCCTGCATCCGACCAGGGGATCCGATGGCGGACGCCGCCCTCAGCGCGGCTCAATGGGTGGTGGGTAAGGCGCTAGCCCCCGTTGCAGATGGCGTGCTGGAGGCTTGGGCGGCCACCAGGAACTTTGGTCCCAGCATCGAGGCCCTCAGGATGGAACTGTTGCTCGTGCAGGCGACGCTCGAAAATGCTGCCGGCAAGGAGATCTGCGGTACGGCCATGGAGGAGCTGCTGCAGATGCTGCGGGACTCGGCACACAATGCCGAGGACTTGTTGGACGAGCTGGACTACTTCCGCATCCATGATGAGCTCCACGGCACGCACGATGCTGCTGACGAGCATGGCAGGAGTGGCATCCATGGCCTTGTCCTCAATGCTTGTCACGTCGCCAAAGCTGTTGGCAAACATCTGCCATCTTTGCCCGCGTACTGGTTTGGCGCCAATGCTGGTGATCCCCGACAACAAGATGCAACACAAAGTGCCAACTCTTTTGTTTGGCCACGTGGTAGGAAGAGGTTACGTGACGATTCCTCCTCGGAGCCAAATGCCAATCAGGCTGATGAGGAGGTCAGCAGACGCAAGAAGCACCAAATCTTGATGTTTAATAGGGTTGATTTCGCCCAAAGGATGAAGGACATTGTAGAGAAAATGCACCCTGTGCGTAAGGATGTTAATGAGATTCTGCTGGGTTGTGGCCCTAGAACTGTCCCAGACATTGCGCAACATCGTCCCACCACCACACCTCAGAGTGCAGAGCCAAAACTATATGGGAGGGACTGTGTCATGAATAGCATCATACATGATATCATTGAGGGTCAATACTGTGACAAGGGTCTAACTGTGCTTCCTGTTATTGGTCCGGGGGGAATGGGGAAGACAACTCTGATACAACACATATATAACAACCAACAAGTGCAGAATCATTTTCTGGTCAGGATTTGGATATGTGTGTCATTCAGTTTCAACCTGGACAAGGTGCTAGAACAGATTAAAAAGTATACTCCTAAAGTGGAAGGTGAAAAGGAGTGTATTAGACCAGAAGAATTGATTAAACACAGATTGAAACACAAAAGGTTCTTACTTGTATTGGATGATATATGGCAGTTTACTGATGTGGATGACTGGAAAAAACTATTATTGATACTCGGCAAGTCACAAGAAAATGGTTCCATGATTCTAGTCACAACTCGGCATAAAAAAATAGCAGATCAAGTTAAGAAAACTGAAGAACCAAAAGAACTGGACGGTTTAGAACCTGGAGAGTTTAGGAAGTTATTCCTAATATATGTCTTTGATGCTGAGCAATACCCAGAGGATAAACGTCATTTGCTTCACATTGGAGATAAGATAATGGAAAAACTGAAGGGCTCCCCTCTTGCAGCAAAGACCGTTGGCAGATTATTGAGGACAAACCTTAGTTTGGCTCATTGGAGAATGGTCCTAAAAAGTAAAAAATGGGCGAAGGAGACCGATGACAATGGAATTATGCCTGCCTTGGAGCTTAGCTATGACTTTCTCCCTTTCCATTTGCAAAGGTGTTTTTCCTATTCTGCATTATTTCCTGAAGATTACCATTTCAGAAGCCATGAGCTCATCAGCCTATGGACCGGACTAGATATTTTGACACCTTCTGATCAAAACCCAACCTTTGAAGGCACGGGTCTGAGCATTTTAAATGACTTAGTCATCCATGGATTTTTAAGAGAATATAAAACTAATGGTGATATGCGGTATGTTATGCATGACCTATTGCATGAGTTGGCATTGAAGGTTGCATCACATGATTGCCTTAATTTTCGCCTCCCTGATGTTGGATCGGTACAAGTTAAGCCATCCACCCGACACCTGTCGATAAGTATagagaacttgggtgaatataatgGTCAAAAATTAAAGAGGGAATTGGAAAAACTGAAGACAAGTTTGAAGATTGAACATTTGCAAACACTGATGTTATTTGGAGCAACGGATGAAGGTTTTGCTAAGATATTTGGTGATTTTCTTGGGGAAGCAAATGCTCTCCGTGTTCTTTATTTACCCCACCTGAAGTATCCAGTGGAGTCTATGGTACATAACTTTTCAAGACTTGTCCACCTACGATTCCTATGTCTAGGGACATTGAAGAGTAAGGTGCCCATTATTTTACCACTTAACATCTCTAAATTTTACCATCTAAGGGTTCTAGATCTTAAGTCATGGTCTGGCAGTAGCAGGGGCGGAGCCAGCCCAGCGGGCCGCCCTGGGCCCTCTTCATATACTGTAGCAGATGTGGATAGTAAATCGCTACGGTACAGGAAGAAATTGGGCCTcacgccccgggcctgggccctAGGGGCCAGGGGCCTGTATCCGCCACAGGGTAGTAGTGATTTTCCTGAAGACATGAGCAACCTTGCAAAATTGTGCCATTATTATACTCCAAGAGATGATGAGCTTCATTCTAACATTTGTAATGTGGGAAAACTTGAACTCTTGGAAAAGTTAAAGGTATTTCGAATCAATAAAAAAAGTGAAGGATTTGAACCAAAGCAACTAGAGCATTTGACCAAGCTGTGTGAGCTTGGCATCTACAACCTTGAGAAAATACATACGGAAGATGAGGCAGCTCAAGTAAAACTCAATGAGAAAAAGTGCTTGAGAAGGTTAACATTGGACTGGGATAGTGAGCAATCTAGTGTTGAGCCTGGTGTGGAAGCAGTGGTTCTTGAGTGCCTTCGACCACATGAAAATCTTGATGTGTTATGCATTAGAGGGCACAGAGGCCCCACTTGTCCAACATGGCTGGGTGATGAGCATGCTGTTGAAACTCTGCAATCTCTTTGTCTTTATGCTGTTTCTTGGAAGGTTTTCCCTTCTTTACGGAACATGGGGGATCTTTGTGAACTTGAGATACAAGGCTGTCCAGGATTCTCATCAGTGATTTCCATGTCCTGGATTGAAAATCTGCGCCGTGTCATGGTAAAACATGTAAAGTTACTAGAAAAGTTTGAGTACTCAAAATCATCAGATGGAGTAGAATTGAAAATTAAGGGAAAGCATGGTCTGCATGGCTTAGATCAAGTGTTAGTTTTCGATAAAGAAACAAGTCTTGAGAAGCTGACACTTAAGAGGTGCCCACCTCTGGAGTTGAAGCACCTTCCGATGCTAACCTCGTTGAAGACATTGATTGTAGAAAATTCAGAAAGTCTGGTTGGACCACTAGGAGGTCAGGGTAATGGGGAATGGCAGCTGCCTGTTGAGCACATCAAGATCAGCAACTTGAATGGTAATAGTGGGAAGGAATTGACAGAGCTCTTACCCCACCTCCCAAAGCTCTCCAATTTGGATATACAGCATTGTAAAAACATAGAACAGCTGGTGGTGGGGGTGAATGTGCAACAAACAACACCAGCAACATCAGAGCTGGTCTTCCCAGCTCATCTCTTTGACTCATTACGGGAATTGAAGTTCTATGCCTGCCAAGAGCTGGTCCTGGTGGACCCACCAACTCTTCTTCCTCGAGGAGTATGGCTCCAAGCCTTGCGATCACTTCAGAGATTAACAATACaggagtgcccaaagtttctatccGCCTTCTCGTTTTCTGGTCACCTTTTTCCTTCCTCCCTGGAGTTCCTGAAGCTTACGGGTGTTAAAGGCATGGGGACAGTAGAGCCCCTCTCAAACCTCTCCTCCCTTACCAGATTAGAATTGTATCGGTGCGGAGAGGATCTAAAATGTCAAGGCTTGCAGTCTCTCCTTACCACCAGTGGCCAACTCAACAAATTAAGAGTCATAGGTAGCCCTGGTTTCTTTGCTAATTGGGTTCCCAATCCCGAGCGGGAGTTGGAGGATGTTCAAGGAGGAGAAGAGCAGCCTGTTTCATCGACACTGCAGGAGCTCTACACGTATGTTGACGAGGGACTCCTTTCTGCACCCGTCTGCAGCGTCCTCTCTTCCTCCCTCACCATGCTGAAACTTCAAGGGGGTGGGTGTGAAGGGATGGAGCGCTTCAGCAAGGAGCAGGAGGACGCCTTTCAGCTCCTCTCCTCCCTCCAGCAACTTCACTTTTCGTGTTTCCAGAAGCTTCAACAACTTCCTGCAGGACTGCGCAACCTTACCAGCCTCAAGGAATTAATGATCTACGACTGTCCAGCTATCTCGTCATTGCCCAAGGATGGCCTCCCCAAATCACTGCAAAAGTTATGGGTCAGCAACTGCGGCAACCAGGAGCTAATACAGCAGTGCAGGGGTTTGAAG GACATCATGCATGACATTCTTATAAACACAATTGCCACATGCATGACATGA